In the genome of Pirellulales bacterium, one region contains:
- a CDS encoding serine hydrolase, producing MIRRGHIVGEWYKDCDRRTDFNIYSCSKAYTSTAFGMILTDFGASAGTAGKPLALDIKVCNAEWIPESLPLPDPRKADVTVRHLLNMVSGLGEENPPDPPGGKPFEPKEKPFEWFLGHVEGSPMAKLKNDPGKVFHYSNAGVAHLVLLFHRTTGVDLYPFLKEHLFEPIGMRQVRWVTNGGDGAIGPYSQGYSGITTTAREHARFCYLALHRGEWAGKRIVPASYYDFAWAAISAKPDYGAQWWIYPHHKDAPHDLVQTAGFRNNHGYVVPSLDLVFVRVGVGDQYPQDFESELVKRVVAAVEPR from the coding sequence GTGATCCGCCGCGGTCATATCGTCGGCGAGTGGTACAAGGATTGTGATCGCCGGACCGACTTCAACATCTACTCCTGCTCGAAGGCATACACCAGCACCGCCTTCGGCATGATCCTCACCGACTTTGGCGCATCAGCCGGCACCGCAGGCAAGCCGCTCGCGCTCGACATTAAGGTCTGCAATGCCGAGTGGATCCCTGAATCTCTTCCACTACCGGACCCGCGTAAGGCAGACGTCACTGTCCGACATCTGCTGAACATGGTTTCGGGTCTCGGCGAAGAGAATCCGCCGGATCCGCCCGGTGGCAAGCCGTTCGAGCCGAAGGAGAAACCCTTTGAGTGGTTCCTGGGGCATGTCGAAGGCTCGCCGATGGCAAAGTTGAAAAACGACCCTGGCAAGGTCTTCCACTACAGCAATGCTGGGGTCGCGCATCTCGTCCTCCTGTTCCACCGAACAACCGGGGTCGACCTCTACCCGTTCCTGAAGGAGCACCTATTCGAACCGATCGGTATGCGGCAGGTGCGGTGGGTCACGAATGGCGGCGACGGCGCGATCGGACCCTACAGCCAAGGCTACAGCGGAATCACGACGACGGCGCGCGAACACGCCCGCTTCTGCTACCTGGCCCTACATCGGGGCGAGTGGGCCGGCAAACGGATCGTGCCGGCCAGCTACTACGACTTCGCTTGGGCCGCAATCTCGGCGAAGCCCGACTATGGCGCCCAGTGGTGGATTTATCCGCATCACAAGGACGCGCCCCATGACCTCGTGCAAACGGCTGGCTTCCGCAACAATCATGGCTACGTAGTTCCGAGTCTAGATTTGGTGTTTGTCCGCGTCGGGGTCGGCGATCAGTATCCCCAGGACTTCGAGTCCGAACTAGTAAAACGTGTCGTGGCAGCCGTTGAACCGCGATGA
- a CDS encoding BlaI/MecI/CopY family transcriptional regulator: protein MARPRQDVTPAELAILELLWDRAKASTRQIVDALDPGGGAGRYATVQKQLERMEAKGLILRDRSYFQHLFSPAVDREELAGQRLRTVLDKLCEGSLVPLLSHIVRTRPLTPDEREALRELIDQPNERKRSTPRKPKKE, encoded by the coding sequence ATGGCTCGGCCAAGACAAGATGTGACCCCCGCGGAACTGGCGATTCTGGAGTTGCTCTGGGACCGCGCAAAGGCGAGCACGCGGCAGATCGTCGATGCCCTCGATCCGGGCGGCGGCGCCGGACGCTATGCCACGGTGCAGAAGCAGCTCGAACGCATGGAGGCAAAGGGCTTGATCCTTCGTGACCGCAGCTATTTTCAGCACCTCTTCTCTCCGGCGGTCGATCGCGAGGAGTTGGCTGGCCAGCGATTGCGGACCGTCTTGGACAAATTGTGCGAAGGCTCGCTCGTACCGCTACTCAGCCATATCGTGCGCACCAGACCGCTTACGCCCGACGAGCGCGAGGCGCTGCGTGAGTTGATCGATCAGCCCAACGAGCGCAAGCGGAGCACGCCCCGCAAACCAAAGAAGGAGTGA
- a CDS encoding M56 family metallopeptidase has translation MLPTLLRIAASNALSAVVLAVVVAGVSRLCARPALTRALWVLVLLKLLMPPLWTIPVDDFFGHQPTSTDGVRTLTVRDDGLARTGDVAGVGQASSAGAADNNKPESGLDSRVEPPTAMPAASRSPIPRLIPPAEWIAAAWIAGTLGGLIALVARVRQFLRSLRHAARAPARVQGRCSALAAQLGLRQSPGVWFVRTSFCPSLWAFSRPARVLVPQQLWDRLEPAQQDALLVHELAHLRRRDHWVRLLEVAATLVYWWHPVVWYGRRRLHEAEEQCCDAWVLGILPSVGNSYAAALLDTVDFISSAHPATPALASGLGEFSHLKRRIIMIQNGSVRKALTWTGAMIVFGLAGIVLPVAPGFGQDNSAKEKPKPELKEIEIDVDADKARAGKAEATQGEAARTEAERSIMHAKLEIQQLSAEMQRIQATLAQAKARLRALEVARSNEAGTSNRFFVSDTTNSNNDRPANVYTQLGNKFDNQPQTEKHDPRSRADRLDQLEREVKRILGEIHEMKGDQSGQPKQ, from the coding sequence ATGCTGCCTACCCTCCTGCGAATCGCCGCGAGCAATGCGCTATCAGCCGTCGTGTTGGCCGTCGTCGTGGCAGGGGTCAGTCGGCTCTGCGCGCGGCCGGCACTCACGCGGGCACTCTGGGTGCTGGTGTTGCTTAAGTTGCTCATGCCGCCGCTATGGACGATCCCGGTTGACGATTTTTTCGGCCACCAGCCGACCAGCACCGACGGCGTCCGGACGCTCACCGTCCGAGATGATGGATTGGCCCGAACCGGCGACGTCGCCGGCGTCGGACAAGCCAGTTCCGCTGGCGCGGCCGACAACAACAAGCCGGAATCGGGGCTCGACTCGCGCGTTGAGCCGCCAACCGCAATGCCCGCCGCGAGCCGCAGTCCGATTCCACGCCTCATCCCGCCGGCCGAATGGATTGCCGCGGCCTGGATTGCCGGCACGCTCGGTGGATTGATTGCGCTGGTCGCTCGTGTCCGGCAATTCTTGCGATCGCTGCGACACGCCGCGCGGGCACCGGCCCGAGTCCAAGGGCGATGCTCGGCGCTGGCGGCACAGCTCGGCTTGCGGCAATCGCCAGGAGTGTGGTTTGTGCGCACGTCATTTTGCCCGAGCCTTTGGGCATTCAGTCGGCCGGCGCGGGTTTTGGTGCCGCAACAGTTGTGGGACCGGCTCGAGCCGGCGCAACAAGACGCGCTGTTGGTTCACGAGCTGGCGCATCTGCGACGGCGCGATCATTGGGTGCGCCTCCTGGAAGTGGCGGCCACTCTCGTTTACTGGTGGCATCCGGTGGTTTGGTACGGACGGCGGCGGCTGCACGAGGCTGAGGAACAATGCTGCGACGCCTGGGTGCTCGGGATCCTGCCCTCCGTGGGTAACAGTTATGCGGCGGCACTTTTGGACACCGTGGATTTCATTTCGTCGGCCCATCCCGCCACGCCGGCGCTGGCCAGCGGGTTGGGCGAGTTCTCTCACCTGAAAAGGAGAATCATCATGATTCAGAATGGAAGTGTGCGCAAGGCATTGACGTGGACCGGCGCGATGATCGTCTTCGGCCTGGCCGGAATTGTCCTGCCAGTGGCCCCCGGCTTCGGGCAAGATAATTCGGCAAAGGAAAAGCCCAAGCCCGAACTCAAGGAAATCGAAATCGACGTCGATGCTGACAAGGCCCGCGCCGGCAAGGCTGAGGCCACCCAGGGCGAGGCTGCGCGGACCGAGGCCGAAAGGTCGATCATGCATGCGAAGCTCGAAATCCAGCAGCTCTCCGCCGAGATGCAGAGAATCCAGGCCACGCTCGCGCAAGCCAAAGCGAGGCTGCGCGCGTTAGAAGTGGCTCGAAGCAATGAAGCCGGGACCTCAAACCGATTCTTCGTGTCGGACACGACAAACAGTAATAACGATCGGCCTGCCAATGTTTACACTCAGTTGGGCAACAAGTTCGATAATCAACCTCAGACCGAGAAACATGACCCACGCTCGCGGGCCGACCGGCTCGACCAATTGGAGCGAGAAGTCAAACGGATCCTTGGCGAGATCCATGAGATGAAGGGAGACCAGAGCGGGCAACCGAAACAGTAG